A window of Variovorax sp. HW608 genomic DNA:
AGTTCACCCCAGACGTGGCGATACGAAAAGCCCAGCGCGCGCGCCGCCGACGAGATGGAGCCGTGTTCACGCACCGCGTGCAGCAGCTCGATGAGCGGATTGCGGATCAGCGAGCGGCCGCTTCTGCGCGGCGCGATGGCGTAGGAGAGTTCTATTTGGTGCACGGAAGGCGGCTGGAAGCAGGAGCCGCAGGATTATGCAAATGCGATCCATGACTTATGCAAGCGATTGCACAAGTGGCGGTCGCAAATTGCTACACACTGCCCGGCGTTCCGATTTCATTCACGAATGAACACCTTTACAGACAGCGTCGCCGCCGCAGGCCAACTCCTCGTTTCGGGCGACCCGGTGCTGCTGGCGATCGTCGGCCGGTCGCTCGCGGTCAGTGCGACGGCGTGCGCGCTCGCCTGCGGCTTCGGTCTGGTGCTCGGCGCCTGGATCGCGGTCATGCGTTTTTCGGGACGCGCGCTGCTACTGATCGTGCTCAACACGCTGCTCGCGCTGCCTTCCGTGGTGGTCGGGCTGGTGATCTACCTTCTTCTTTCGCGCTCGGGGCCCCTGGGCTTCCTGGGCTGGCTGTTCAGCTTCAAGGCGATGGTGCTCGCGCAGGCGATCCTGGTCCTGCCGGTCGTCACCGCACTGACGCGGCAGACCATCGAAGATGCCGATCGCGCGCACGGCGAACAGCTGCGTTCGCTCGGCGCCGGACCGTTCGCGCGGGCGCTGCTGCTGGTGGCGGACGAGCGCTATGCGCTGGTCACGGTCGTGATCGCCGCCTTCGGCCGCGCGGTGTCCGAGGTCGGCGCGGTGATGATCGTCGGCGGCAACATCGACGGCTTCACGCGCGTGATGACCACCGCCATCGCGCTCGAAACCAGCAAGGGCGATCTGCCGCTGGCGCTCGCGCTCGGCTTCGTCCTGCTGGCGGTGGTGCTGGTGCTCAACCTCGCGATCGCGGCGGTGCGCAACTGGCGCGAGCGTGTCGATGGCGCGGCGGCCGATCCGGCGGTCAGGCGCCATCTGGAGGTGGCATCATGAGCCGCCGGGCCGCCCCAAGGCGAATGCCGCAGCGCTGCTGCGCGGAGGTTGCTCAATGAGCCGCCGGGCCGCCCCAAGGCGAATACCGCAGCGCTGCTGCGCGGAGGTTGCTCAATGAGCCGCCGGGCCGCCCCAAGGCGAATGCCGCAGCGCTGCTGCGCGGAGGTTGCCCAATGAGCGCGTTCGCCAACGTCGAGCCGCTCTTCAGCTTGCACGACATCGATGTGCGATTCGGAAGAGTGCTGGCCCTCTCGGGAACCACGCTGTCGATCCACGCGGGCGAGCGGGTCGCGCTGATCGGCGCCAACGGCAGCGGAAAGAGCACCTTGCTGCGCGTGCTGCACGGGCTGGTGCCGCACTCGCGGGGGGCTTTCGTGAGCCGCGTGCCGCGCCGCCGGCAGGCGATGCTGTTCCAGCGGCCGCACATGCTGCGCGCGAGCGTGCGCAACAACGTCGCGCTCGCGCTCTGGCTGCACGGCGCGCCGTGGCGCAATGCACAGCGGGAGGCGACGGTGGCGCTCGCGCGCGTCGGCCTCGCCGATCTCGTGGACCGCAATGCGCGCACGCTGTCGGGCGGCCAGCAGCAGCGCATGGCGCTGGCGCGCGCCTGGGTGCTGCAGCCGGACGTGCTGCTGCTCGACGAACCCACCGCGAGCCTCGACCCGACCGCCAAGCGCGACGTCGAGGCGCTCATCGCCGATGCGGCGCACGGCCGCACGCTGGTGTTCGCCAGCCACAACCTCGGGCAGGTCAAGCGGCTCGCGAGCCGGGTCGTCTATCTCGAGCACGGCCGGCTGCTCGCCGACCTGCCGGTCCACGATTTCTTCAACGGGCCCTTGCCCCGCGAAGCGCGTCTGTTCGTCAAAGGAGAAGCGCTATGACACTCACCCCCATGCGCCTTCGGCGCTCCCCCTCTCCGGGGGCAATCCCAGCGGCCCGGCAAAGCCGGTTCCGCGGGATTCCCCGGCTTGGCCGCGCCGGTCTCCATGCGTTGATCGCCTCGGGCGCGATCGCTCTTTCGGTGGCGGCGCTGGCCGCGCACGCCGAGACCATCACCATGGCTTCGACCACTTCGACCGAGCAGTCCGGCCTCTTCGGCCATCTGCTGCCGGCGTTCAGGCAGGCCACCGGCATCGACGTGAAGGTGGTCGCGGTCGGCACCGGGCAGGCCATCGACATGGCCAAGCGCGGCGATGCGGACGTGCTCTTCGTCCACGACACCGCGGCCGAGGAGAAGTTTGTCGCCGAAGGCTTCGCGGCCAAGCGCTTCCCGGTGATGTACAACGACTTCGTGCTCATCGGGCCGAAGGACGATCCGGCCGGCACGAAGGGCAGCGACATCGTCGCCGCGCTCGGGAAGATTGCCGCCGCCAACGCAGCCTTCGTGTCGCGCGGCGACAAGAGCGGCACCGACGCCGCCGAGCGCCGCCTGTGGACGCAGGCCGGCCTCGCCGACGCCGGCCAGCCGGTGCCGAACGAGAAGAAGGGCACGGGCTACAAGGAGTGCGGCTGCGGCATGGGCCCGGCGCTCAACATCGCGGCGTCGACCGGCGCCTATCTGCTGGCCGACCGCGGCACCTGGCTGAGCTTCAAGAACCGCGCCGATCTCGCGGTCCTGGTGGAGGGTGACAAGCGCCTCTTCAACCAGTACGGCGTGATGGTCGTGAGCCCGGCCAAGTTCCCGCAGCTCAACAGTGCGGGCGCGCAGAAGTTCGTGGACTGGGTGATTTCGCCCGCGGGCCAGTCGAGCATCGCCGCCTACAAGATCGGCGGCGAACAACTCTTCTTCCCGAACGCGGCAGATCCCTATCGGTCCACCGGCAGGTAGAGGCTTTCCTTGACCTCTTCCATCACCACGTAGCTGCGCGATTCCGCGGTCACGGGCAGCTTCTTCAGCAGGTCGCCCAGCAGGTTGCGGTAGTCGCTCATCGCGCGCAGCCGTGCCTTGATCAGGTAGTCGAAGCCGCCGGACACCAGGTGGCATTCCATGACCTCGGGGATGTGCATCAGCTCCTTGCGCACCTTGTCGAACACGTCGCCCGACTTGGACGACAGCGTGACTTCGACGAAGACCAGCAGAGTCTTGCCGAGGGCCTGCGGGTCGACGCGCGCGTAGTAGCCGGTGATGACGCCTTCGCGTTCCATGCGGCGCACGCGCTCGGAGCAGGGCGACGTCGAGAGGCCGATCTGCTCCGCCAGGTCGGTCATCGAAATGCGCCCCTGGCGCTGCAGGATGTCGAGGATTTTCCGGTCCGTTCGATCGAGCTCGGTCATTTCACTCCTTGGGGCCCCAAAGAGGCCAAAAATCAGCAAAAACAACTGCCGGAGAGGTTGATTTCGGTGGAGTTTATGGCAATGCGAAGAATACGCTTAGCGCATTCCCTGCATTGAATGGATTTTTCGATGAAAGTGATCGTTCTGGGTGGCGGCGTCATCGGTGTCACGACCGCGTACTACCTCGCCAAGGCCGGCGCCGAAGTGACCGTGCTCGACCGCCAGAGCGGCGCCGCGCAGGAAACCAGCTTCGCCAACGCCGGGCAGGTCTCGCCCGGCTATTCGACGCCGTGGGCCGCGCCGGGCATTCCGTTCAAGGCGCTCAAATGGATGTTCCAGAAGCACGCGCCGCTGTCGATCCGTCCGGACGGCACCCTGTTCCAGCTGCGCTGGATGGCGGCGATGCTCAAGAACTGCTCGCCCGACCGCTACGCCGTCAACAAGGAACGGATGATGCGCGTGGCCGAATACAGCCGCGATTGCCTGCGGCAGCTGCGCGCCGAGACCGGCGTGCGCTACGAGCACCGGACGCAGGGCACGCTGCAGCTCTTCCGTACCCAGGCTCAGCTCGACGCGGTGCAGCGCGACGTGGCGGTGCTCGAGGAATGCGGCGTCCCGTACCAGCTGCTCGGTCGAGAGCAGCTCGCGTCCGTCGAACCGGCGCTCGCGCGCACCGGTGATCTGCTGGCCGGCGGCCTGCGCCTGCCGAACGACGAGACCGGCGACTGCAACCTGTTCACCAAGGGCCTGGCCGAGGTGGCGCGCGGGCTCGGCGTTCAATTCCGCTTCGATCAATCGGTCGAGCGTCTCGTCACCGAAGGCGGCCGCATCACCGGCGTGCGCCTGGCCGGCGGCGAGGTGCTCAGCGCCGACCGCTTCGTGCTGGCCTTCGGCAGCTACTCGCGCGATTTCATCGCGCCGCTGGGGCTCGATATCCCGGTGTATCCGGTCAAGGGCTATTCGCTGACCGTGCCGCTGGTCGATCCTTCGCTGGCGCCGCAATCCACGGTGCTCGACGAGACCTACAAGGTGGCTGTCACCCGTTTCGACGACCGCATCCGCGTCGGCGGCATGGCCGAGCTCGGCGGCTTCGACCTGCGGCTGAATCCGCGCCGCCGCGAGACGCTGGAGCGGGTCGTGACCGATCTCTTCCCCGGCGGTGACCTGCCGCGCGCCGAATTCTGGACCGGCCTGCGCCCGATGACACCCGACAGCACGCCGATCATCGGCGCGACGCCGTATGCCAACCTGTTCCTCAACACCGGCCACGGCACGCTGGGGTGGACCATGGCCTGCGGCTCGGGCAAGCTGGTCGCCGACCAGGTGATGGGCCATCGTCCCGACATCCGCACCGATGGCCTCTCGGTCGATCGCTACCTCGCGCCGGCATCCGGCGGGCGCCGCATCGTGCGGCCGGCGGGCGTGCCCGCATAACCTCCCGCGTCATCGACCGGCGGCACTCTCGCGGCGACCATTCCTTCACCCCGCGCTGTTGCGGGTGTTGAACACCGAAAGGATTCGCCATGAACACCGCCACCCCCGATGCCGTCCGGCTCGCCGAGCAATACATCGCCGTCTGGAACGAGACCGACGGCGAGCGCCGGCTGAAGCTGCTCGAAGCGCACTGGACCGACGATGCGCGCTATGTCGATCCGATCGCAGAGGCGAGCGGCCGCACGCAGATCAACGCGCTCGTCGGCGGCGTACACCAGCGCTATCCGGGCTTCCGCTTCGCGCTCAAGGGCCGCGTCGATGGGCACGGCGACCAGCTGCGCTTTTCATGGACGCTCGGCCCGAGCGGCGCCGAGGACCTGATCGAGGGCACGGACTTCGTGCAGCTCGAAGCGGGCAGGCTGCAGACAGTCACCGGCTTTCTCGACAAGGTGCCGGCCGGGGCCTAGAGCTTCGCGCCCGCGGCTTGATCGAGTTCGCGGCGGATGTCCGCCGCGCTGCCGGGCCGCACCACGCGCCCGACTTCGAGGCCGTCGCGCATGAAGACCAGCGTCGGCCAGAGCTTGATCTGGAACGATCGGCCGAGCGGCCGTCCGCTGGCGTCCTCGACCTTGAGATGGCGCAGGTGCCGTGCATCGCGCAGCGCCTCGTTGATCGCGGGCTGCGCGGCCTTGCAGATGCCGCACCAGTTGGCGCCGAACTCGACCACCGTGAGGCCGGGCATCGCGTCCACTTCGGCGCGGGAAGGTTGTTCTGTGGCGTAGGAACTCATCGCCCGATTCTGCTTGAGCGCCCCGGATCGCGCTCGTGAGGCGCCGGCAGCGGGCCGCCCGTGCGAATCAGCTGATCAGCCTTCCGTTGCTGCTGATGACCGCCACGTCCACGAACTGGCTGCCTTCGCGGTTGGTCCTGCCGAAATTGATCTTCACGCCGCCGAGGTCGAAGGCCTCGATGCGTTCCAGCCCCGCGAGCACCGCCGCGCGCGTCGGCGCCGGACCGGCGCGGCGCAGACCCTCGGCCAGCACGGCGGCGTCCATGTAGCCCTCCAGGCTGATCAGCGAAAAGTCCTTCACGCCGCTGGCCAGCATGTCCGCCTGGTAGCGGCGCACGAGCTCGAACTTGGTCGAGTAGGGCGAGGGCACCACGATCGCGAAGCCCACTCCGTGAGCAAGATCGCCCAGCTGGCCCAGGAAGCCGGCCGTGATCGACACGCCATAGGCTTGGCTCATGCAGCCCGCCGCGCGCAGCGCGCGCACGAAGGCGGGCGCCGTACCGCCGAGGCCGACGATGACGACCTGCGGATTGGCCTTGGCGATCGCGCGGGCCGCCGGGTCGACGTCCATGCTGGTGGTGTTCGGGGTGGTGGCGATCACGGCGGGTTCGAGGTTGGCCTTGACCAGCGAGGCCTTGAAGCCCTCCAGCAGCGAAAGCCCGAACGGATCGTTCGCGTGCACGAGACCGATGCGCGACTGGCCGAGCACCGCCGCCGTGGCGATGAGCTTGTCGATTTCCTGGTCGTAGTTGGCGCGCACCCAGAAGGTGTTCGGATTCGCCTTCTTGCGCAGCGCGACCGTGCCGGTGTTCGGCCCCACCACCGCCATGCCGGGGACCGCGTCGCTGACCTCCGCCGTCTGGCGCGTGCCGAGCGGGTGCAGGATGGCCAGCATCGAGCTGTCCGCGGCGAAGGAGAGGGCATTGGCCTTGGCGATGTCGGGCTTGAACTGGTCGTCGGCCATGACCAGCTCGACCTTCGTGCCGTTGATGCCCCCCGCGCGGTTGAGCGCATTGAAATAGGCGCTCGATCCGAGGAAGAGCCCGCATCCGTTGGCCTTCTCGACGCTGCTGTTGTCGAAGGTGGCGCCGATGCGCAGGGTCTTGGCCTGTGCGAAGACCGGCAGTCCGAGGCCGGCGACGGTGGCGGCTCCGGCCAGCCGGCCGATGGCTTGGCGTCGTGTCGGCCTCGGCAACAGGTCGAAGGTCCGGGCCTTGGAATCACTCATGGTCGACGTCCCCAGGGCATGCCGACGATGAGGCACGCAGAAGTTTTTGCAGCCTCTGACAATAGCAACAAAATGTAAACAGGTCTATCCGAACCGGGCTACGTCCCCGGCTTTTCTGTGGCAAACCGCACGAAGGCGCGAGGCTCCCGCGCGCCGGCTGCGGGGGAGCTTGCGGTAGACGGTCGCGCGGCTGATGCCCAGCGCGCGTGCGGCCTCGGCGACATTGCCGCGCGCATCCTCCACCGCCTTGCGGATCAGCGCGGTTTGCATGTCGCGCAGACGCGGCCGACCGCCGGCTTGCGACGACACGGCCGGCCGGCTCGCGAGTTGCGGCCGGACGTGCACGCGCAGCCCGGACCACAGCGGCACTTCGAGCACCGACTCGCCGCGCCGTGCCGCGTCGAAGAGCATCTGCGGCGGCAGCGCGAAGAGGTCGTTGCAGTTCAGCGCGGGCCCGGCGCCCAGGGGCTGGTGCAGCATGTGGCGCGCGGCCGCGTTCGCGCCGATGACCCAGCCGTCGGCGTCGATGCACAGCAGGCCTTCGGCATCGGCGCCCGGCGCGCAGCCCGGCCAGCCGATGCGCAGCCGCAGCGCGCACGGATGGTCCTGCAGCAGCGCGTTCTCGATGCTGCGCGCCGACAGGGCGGCCAGATGGCGCAGCTCGGGCCGCTCGACCACCTGCACGCCGGTCAGGTCCAGCATGCCGATGCATTCGCCGCGCGGACCGAAGAGCGGCGCACCCGCGCAGCTGTAGACGCTGGTGTCGTCGAAGAAATGTTCGCCGCGGTGCAGCCACACCGGCTCGTGCTCGGCCAGCGCCGTGCCGATCGCGGTGGTGCCGACCGCGCGCTCCGACAGGTCGACGCCGATGCGGGCGATGTCGCGCGCATGGCGCGCGGCCGGATCGCTGCCGCCCGGCAGCGCGCCGACGTCGACCACGATGCCGTCCGCATCGGTGAGGATCGCGAAGTAGCGCGTATCGGCGATCGCGCGCGAGAGCCGCTCGATCACCGGCCGCGCCGCCGCGACCAGCGCGCGATTGCGATCCGCGGCGCGCAGCGCGGCCTGCACCGAGACCGGGTCGAAGCTCACGCGCTCCGCGGGCAGCCGCCCGGCCGCGAGGCAGCGCTGCCACGAACGCAGCAGCCAGGAATCGACCCGCGTTCCCTGCGCGGCGGCCGGTTCGCCGTCGATCCACTCTCGCCGTGCCTGGGCGATGGAGATGGAGCGCTCTGGCAGGGGCGAAGCAACGGAGGTGGTCATCGTGGGGGTCCGGCGCCTGACGCGGCAC
This region includes:
- a CDS encoding helix-turn-helix domain-containing protein yields the protein MTTSVASPLPERSISIAQARREWIDGEPAAAQGTRVDSWLLRSWQRCLAAGRLPAERVSFDPVSVQAALRAADRNRALVAAARPVIERLSRAIADTRYFAILTDADGIVVDVGALPGGSDPAARHARDIARIGVDLSERAVGTTAIGTALAEHEPVWLHRGEHFFDDTSVYSCAGAPLFGPRGECIGMLDLTGVQVVERPELRHLAALSARSIENALLQDHPCALRLRIGWPGCAPGADAEGLLCIDADGWVIGANAAARHMLHQPLGAGPALNCNDLFALPPQMLFDAARRGESVLEVPLWSGLRVHVRPQLASRPAVSSQAGGRPRLRDMQTALIRKAVEDARGNVAEAARALGISRATVYRKLPRSRRAGASRLRAVCHRKAGDVARFG
- a CDS encoding D-amino acid dehydrogenase — encoded protein: MKVIVLGGGVIGVTTAYYLAKAGAEVTVLDRQSGAAQETSFANAGQVSPGYSTPWAAPGIPFKALKWMFQKHAPLSIRPDGTLFQLRWMAAMLKNCSPDRYAVNKERMMRVAEYSRDCLRQLRAETGVRYEHRTQGTLQLFRTQAQLDAVQRDVAVLEECGVPYQLLGREQLASVEPALARTGDLLAGGLRLPNDETGDCNLFTKGLAEVARGLGVQFRFDQSVERLVTEGGRITGVRLAGGEVLSADRFVLAFGSYSRDFIAPLGLDIPVYPVKGYSLTVPLVDPSLAPQSTVLDETYKVAVTRFDDRIRVGGMAELGGFDLRLNPRRRETLERVVTDLFPGGDLPRAEFWTGLRPMTPDSTPIIGATPYANLFLNTGHGTLGWTMACGSGKLVADQVMGHRPDIRTDGLSVDRYLAPASGGRRIVRPAGVPA
- a CDS encoding ABC transporter ATP-binding protein — protein: MSAFANVEPLFSLHDIDVRFGRVLALSGTTLSIHAGERVALIGANGSGKSTLLRVLHGLVPHSRGAFVSRVPRRRQAMLFQRPHMLRASVRNNVALALWLHGAPWRNAQREATVALARVGLADLVDRNARTLSGGQQQRMALARAWVLQPDVLLLDEPTASLDPTAKRDVEALIADAAHGRTLVFASHNLGQVKRLASRVVYLEHGRLLADLPVHDFFNGPLPREARLFVKGEAL
- a CDS encoding winged helix-turn-helix transcriptional regulator encodes the protein MTELDRTDRKILDILQRQGRISMTDLAEQIGLSTSPCSERVRRMEREGVITGYYARVDPQALGKTLLVFVEVTLSSKSGDVFDKVRKELMHIPEVMECHLVSGGFDYLIKARLRAMSDYRNLLGDLLKKLPVTAESRSYVVMEEVKESLYLPVDR
- a CDS encoding extracellular solute-binding protein; protein product: MTLTPMRLRRSPSPGAIPAARQSRFRGIPRLGRAGLHALIASGAIALSVAALAAHAETITMASTTSTEQSGLFGHLLPAFRQATGIDVKVVAVGTGQAIDMAKRGDADVLFVHDTAAEEKFVAEGFAAKRFPVMYNDFVLIGPKDDPAGTKGSDIVAALGKIAAANAAFVSRGDKSGTDAAERRLWTQAGLADAGQPVPNEKKGTGYKECGCGMGPALNIAASTGAYLLADRGTWLSFKNRADLAVLVEGDKRLFNQYGVMVVSPAKFPQLNSAGAQKFVDWVISPAGQSSIAAYKIGGEQLFFPNAADPYRSTGR
- a CDS encoding thioredoxin family protein, whose translation is MSSYATEQPSRAEVDAMPGLTVVEFGANWCGICKAAQPAINEALRDARHLRHLKVEDASGRPLGRSFQIKLWPTLVFMRDGLEVGRVVRPGSAADIRRELDQAAGAKL
- a CDS encoding nuclear transport factor 2 family protein; translated protein: MNTATPDAVRLAEQYIAVWNETDGERRLKLLEAHWTDDARYVDPIAEASGRTQINALVGGVHQRYPGFRFALKGRVDGHGDQLRFSWTLGPSGAEDLIEGTDFVQLEAGRLQTVTGFLDKVPAGA
- a CDS encoding ABC transporter substrate-binding protein translates to MSDSKARTFDLLPRPTRRQAIGRLAGAATVAGLGLPVFAQAKTLRIGATFDNSSVEKANGCGLFLGSSAYFNALNRAGGINGTKVELVMADDQFKPDIAKANALSFAADSSMLAILHPLGTRQTAEVSDAVPGMAVVGPNTGTVALRKKANPNTFWVRANYDQEIDKLIATAAVLGQSRIGLVHANDPFGLSLLEGFKASLVKANLEPAVIATTPNTTSMDVDPAARAIAKANPQVVIVGLGGTAPAFVRALRAAGCMSQAYGVSITAGFLGQLGDLAHGVGFAIVVPSPYSTKFELVRRYQADMLASGVKDFSLISLEGYMDAAVLAEGLRRAGPAPTRAAVLAGLERIEAFDLGGVKINFGRTNREGSQFVDVAVISSNGRLIS
- a CDS encoding ABC transporter permease — encoded protein: MNTFTDSVAAAGQLLVSGDPVLLAIVGRSLAVSATACALACGFGLVLGAWIAVMRFSGRALLLIVLNTLLALPSVVVGLVIYLLLSRSGPLGFLGWLFSFKAMVLAQAILVLPVVTALTRQTIEDADRAHGEQLRSLGAGPFARALLLVADERYALVTVVIAAFGRAVSEVGAVMIVGGNIDGFTRVMTTAIALETSKGDLPLALALGFVLLAVVLVLNLAIAAVRNWRERVDGAAADPAVRRHLEVAS